The following coding sequences are from one Selenomonas sputigena ATCC 35185 window:
- the glpB gene encoding anaerobic glycerol-3-phosphate dehydrogenase subunit GlpB gives MKQRDVAIIGGGFAGLMAAIVCAKNGKKASVFLYGSGSFPLNSGLIDLLGYDEARAWVKDPLAAIEQLPAEHPYHRIGKESIEEAADFFLKLMEEEGFPYCGSLHEQQSAVTPVGTLKPSCLVPSSMQAPDFAGKDVIVVGVKGLKDCYPEMIAANLADTLKEASSIRTFEVMPEPIAERDLSILDAARWLEGDGATTVSRQLAAEDGANRVFIFPQILGVRGQRVCKKLQAAMKGKILETTAMPPSANGMRLRDVLMKAARRMGVEFFENARVTGFSADGKRCLSIRVTGVHEKDYRAEKFILATGGFYSAGLISENPGEAYEPIFDLPVACEKDPEKWTAADIFDAQPFMKAGVRTDEMLRPVDEKGALVFENVHVIGRELAGCDFCREHSGNGVALASAYKAAQA, from the coding sequence ATGAAACAACGGGACGTAGCAATCATCGGCGGCGGCTTTGCCGGTCTCATGGCCGCCATCGTCTGCGCCAAGAACGGCAAAAAAGCGAGCGTATTCCTCTACGGCTCGGGTTCTTTCCCCTTGAACAGCGGACTCATCGACCTCCTCGGCTACGACGAAGCGCGCGCATGGGTGAAGGATCCCTTGGCGGCAATCGAGCAGCTGCCCGCCGAGCATCCTTACCATAGAATCGGCAAAGAATCCATCGAAGAAGCCGCCGACTTCTTCCTCAAGCTCATGGAAGAGGAGGGCTTCCCCTACTGCGGCAGCCTGCATGAACAACAATCTGCCGTGACGCCTGTCGGTACCTTGAAGCCCTCGTGTCTCGTGCCTTCATCCATGCAGGCGCCGGACTTCGCCGGCAAGGACGTCATCGTCGTCGGCGTCAAGGGGCTCAAGGACTGCTACCCCGAGATGATCGCGGCGAACCTTGCCGACACGCTCAAGGAGGCTTCGAGCATCCGCACGTTCGAGGTCATGCCTGAGCCGATCGCCGAGCGCGATCTCTCGATCCTCGACGCCGCTCGCTGGCTTGAGGGCGACGGTGCAACGACGGTCAGCCGCCAACTCGCCGCCGAGGACGGCGCAAACCGCGTCTTCATCTTCCCGCAGATCCTCGGCGTGCGCGGCCAAAGGGTCTGCAAGAAGCTGCAGGCGGCGATGAAGGGAAAGATCCTTGAGACGACCGCCATGCCGCCCTCGGCGAACGGCATGCGCCTGCGCGATGTGCTCATGAAAGCGGCGCGCCGCATGGGCGTCGAATTCTTCGAAAACGCCCGCGTCACGGGTTTTTCAGCGGATGGCAAGCGCTGCCTTTCCATCCGCGTCACGGGCGTCCACGAGAAGGACTACCGCGCCGAGAAGTTCATCCTCGCGACGGGCGGCTTCTACAGCGCCGGACTCATCTCCGAGAATCCCGGGGAAGCCTATGAGCCGATCTTCGATTTGCCCGTCGCGTGCGAAAAAGACCCCGAGAAGTGGACGGCTGCCGACATCTTTGATGCTCAGCCCTTCATGAAGGCGGGCGTCCGCACGGACGAAATGCTTCGCCCCGTCGATGAAAAAGGCGCACTCGTCTTCGAAAATGTCCACGTCATCGGGCGCGAGCTTGCGGGCTGCGACTTCTGTCGCGAGCATTCGGGCAACGGCGTGGCGCTG